One Methanolobus sp. WCC4 DNA segment encodes these proteins:
- a CDS encoding TrkA family potassium uptake protein, with protein MENETKIGDVVVLGCGDVGRRVVETLKYTNIRFSVVDSNELSFEGADHDFVVGNATDEEILMEAGVPTASTVIVCLNDDTDVMFATLITRGLNPKSTIIARANSYRSIDKIYKAGADYVAALPIVAGQMLAKMTSSCLINSCNKMDEDIMLYEGIDIEKHRVTGDRDLANKTIVDIDLRNRFGCTIIGIERDGNIITDILPSIVIQKGDIVAVVGGKEEIARFKEKYVKVK; from the coding sequence ATGGAAAATGAGACAAAAATTGGAGATGTAGTGGTACTCGGATGCGGAGATGTGGGCAGAAGGGTTGTGGAGACACTCAAATACACCAATATCAGATTCTCAGTGGTTGATTCCAATGAACTGAGCTTTGAAGGTGCTGATCATGACTTTGTTGTTGGGAATGCAACAGATGAAGAGATACTCATGGAGGCCGGGGTCCCGACTGCCTCCACGGTCATCGTATGCCTTAATGACGATACAGATGTCATGTTCGCCACACTCATTACAAGAGGACTTAATCCTAAGTCCACTATTATAGCCAGGGCAAATTCCTACAGGTCGATCGACAAGATATACAAGGCAGGTGCCGACTATGTTGCCGCACTGCCTATCGTTGCCGGCCAGATGCTTGCAAAGATGACATCTTCCTGCCTTATCAACTCATGCAATAAGATGGACGAGGATATCATGCTGTATGAAGGCATAGATATCGAGAAGCACAGGGTCACCGGTGACAGGGACCTTGCGAACAAGACCATCGTGGACATCGACCTGAGAAACAGATTCGGGTGTACTATCATAGGTATTGAGAGAGATGGAAATATCATTACTGACATACTGCCATCAATAGTTATCCAGAAGGGGGATATCGTTGCTGTTGTGGGTGGAAAGGAAGAGATAGCCCGTTTTAAGGAAAAGTATGTAAAGGTGAAGTGA
- a CDS encoding potassium channel protein, with protein MKIKHLWHKTLMRTVMGAFAIILFYMLLFMRIMLYEGQTQHVNLVDAFYWVVTTLTTVGYGDIIVTSDLGKFFAVFIQLSGIPLVFGVFFTLMIIPWMENMIHSNIPTRAPKKLSDHIIICGYNRLIETLIEELKENDVPYILIEDEPELVRDMLKKNIHTILGDVYEEETLNSANIKEAQFLIANRSDEMNANIILTARNISTDLNIIAIVEDRSNKKYLKYAGATSVVSPKEMFGRFIGRKAADPFVNRLTGATEFFEGISIVELPIYPKSPLIGKTMKNAAIREKTGANVVGMWKGGSLTFFIRPDDVIKDNSVLLAIGYTEQLSHLKKLTQHMG; from the coding sequence ATGAAAATAAAGCATCTCTGGCATAAGACCCTGATGAGAACTGTAATGGGAGCTTTTGCGATCATACTGTTCTACATGCTTCTTTTCATGAGAATAATGCTCTATGAAGGACAGACCCAGCATGTGAACCTTGTTGATGCTTTCTACTGGGTGGTCACCACTCTCACGACCGTGGGATACGGGGATATAATAGTAACATCGGATCTTGGCAAATTCTTCGCAGTATTCATACAGCTATCAGGGATCCCTCTTGTTTTCGGGGTATTCTTCACCCTTATGATCATACCCTGGATGGAAAATATGATCCATTCCAACATACCCACAAGGGCTCCGAAGAAACTAAGTGATCACATAATAATCTGTGGTTATAACAGACTTATAGAAACACTTATCGAGGAACTGAAGGAGAATGATGTCCCCTACATCCTGATAGAGGATGAACCGGAACTTGTAAGGGACATGTTAAAAAAGAACATTCATACCATATTAGGTGATGTGTATGAAGAAGAGACGCTTAACTCTGCAAATATCAAAGAAGCACAGTTCCTTATTGCCAACCGTTCGGACGAGATGAATGCAAATATCATCCTCACCGCCCGCAATATAAGTACTGACCTGAACATAATAGCCATAGTAGAGGACAGGTCCAATAAGAAGTATCTGAAATATGCCGGTGCAACCAGTGTCGTCTCACCAAAGGAGATGTTCGGAAGATTCATCGGAAGGAAAGCTGCAGATCCCTTTGTCAACAGACTGACAGGAGCAACCGAGTTCTTTGAAGGCATCAGCATCGTGGAACTGCCCATATACCCGAAAAGTCCCCTTATAGGGAAGACCATGAAAAATGCTGCCATCAGGGAAAAGACTGGCGCCAATGTCGTTGGTATGTGGAAAGGAGGCAGCCTTACATTCTTTATCAGACCTGATGATGTCATTAAGGATAATTCCGTCCTGCTTGCAATAGGCTACACTGAGCAACTGTCTCACCTGAAAAAGTTGACACAACACATGGGGTGA
- the pheT gene encoding phenylalanine--tRNA ligase subunit beta — translation MPIITLPYDDLEQLTGTDKDTIIERIPMIGADIERIEEESIDIEFFPDRPDLYSVEGVARALRGFLDIEPGFCEYEVKPYTIEITKDEAIESVRPVLGCAVVRGVRFSSSSIKTLMDLQESLHWGLGRDRKKVSIGVHDLSKVQAPFRYIAADPDFSFVPLDFTEPMTMTEILEKHPKGTRFASILDGFDKYPLILDANDNVLSFPPIINGTLTMVTEETTDLLVDVTGLSNEVYTALNIVTTALAERGGEIEYVKVITADGEEEIPLDLSAKTRVLERSEIDGLIGMELPADEIVRQLNRMGFGAKELEDGRIEVQVPRYRADILDNPDIIEDIAVGYGFDKIPAVFPMNATVGKSHMLSDISADMREIMTGLGYLQVMPFTLTSERVHFEWMCREKTDDVTYVLHPISEDQTMVRTTILPNLMEILSMNQHRELPQRIFEAGDVVINGKNGLHLAGVSINAQANFTEVRELVEALMRERMVEYEVVESDDPAFMEGRRADIIVDGKKIGVMGELFPQVIVNFGLGQPVVGFEIDLL, via the coding sequence ATGCCGATCATTACCCTACCATACGATGACCTTGAACAATTAACCGGAACAGACAAAGATACCATTATAGAGCGCATACCCATGATAGGGGCAGATATAGAGCGCATTGAAGAGGAGTCCATAGATATCGAGTTCTTCCCTGACCGTCCTGACCTTTATAGTGTGGAAGGTGTTGCACGTGCACTGCGTGGTTTCCTTGATATCGAACCCGGTTTCTGCGAATATGAGGTCAAACCCTATACAATAGAGATAACAAAGGATGAGGCAATAGAGTCCGTACGTCCTGTGCTTGGATGTGCTGTCGTACGTGGTGTCAGGTTCAGTTCCAGTTCCATCAAGACGCTCATGGACCTTCAGGAATCCCTTCACTGGGGTCTCGGACGTGACCGTAAGAAGGTGTCCATAGGTGTTCATGACCTTTCAAAGGTGCAGGCTCCTTTCCGCTATATTGCAGCAGATCCTGATTTTAGTTTCGTTCCCCTGGATTTCACAGAACCTATGACAATGACGGAGATCCTTGAGAAACATCCGAAGGGAACACGCTTCGCAAGTATCCTTGATGGATTCGACAAGTATCCTCTTATTCTTGATGCCAATGACAATGTGCTTTCTTTCCCGCCTATAATCAACGGTACTCTCACAATGGTCACCGAGGAAACAACTGACCTTCTGGTGGATGTCACCGGACTCAGCAATGAGGTCTACACAGCCCTTAACATCGTCACAACGGCACTTGCAGAGCGCGGCGGTGAGATCGAGTATGTGAAGGTCATTACCGCAGATGGTGAGGAGGAGATCCCTCTTGACCTTAGTGCAAAGACAAGGGTTCTGGAAAGGTCAGAGATCGACGGACTTATCGGTATGGAACTTCCTGCTGATGAGATTGTCAGGCAGCTCAACAGGATGGGCTTTGGAGCAAAGGAACTTGAGGATGGACGTATAGAGGTACAGGTCCCACGCTACAGAGCAGATATCCTTGATAACCCGGATATCATCGAGGATATAGCAGTGGGTTATGGTTTTGATAAGATCCCTGCGGTATTCCCTATGAATGCCACTGTGGGCAAGTCCCACATGCTGTCCGACATCAGTGCGGATATGCGTGAGATCATGACAGGTCTTGGATATTTACAGGTCATGCCTTTCACACTTACAAGCGAAAGGGTCCATTTCGAATGGATGTGCAGGGAGAAGACGGATGATGTGACCTATGTCCTGCATCCGATAAGTGAGGACCAGACAATGGTCAGGACCACCATACTGCCAAATCTAATGGAGATCCTTTCCATGAACCAGCACAGGGAACTTCCGCAGCGTATCTTCGAGGCAGGGGATGTTGTCATCAATGGCAAGAACGGTCTTCACCTTGCAGGTGTTTCCATCAACGCACAGGCTAATTTCACCGAGGTAAGGGAACTCGTCGAGGCTCTCATGCGTGAAAGAATGGTGGAATATGAAGTTGTTGAGTCTGATGACCCGGCTTTCATGGAAGGAAGAAGGGCCGATATCATCGTTGACGGGAAGAAGATAGGTGTCATGGGAGAACTGTTCCCTCAGGTTATCGTTAATTTCGGACTTGGACAACCTGTTGTTGGATTTGAGATCGATCTCCTTTGA
- a CDS encoding sulfite exporter TauE/SafE family protein — MQTIILALIVFCSSSFFSMIGLGGAIFYVPFLYWLTGDFISSVTIALLLNIVTSGSAAITYIRKKMVDFKVAIPFIVASMTGAQAGAHLTKIVPIEALLLVFSLLMLFVGEEMIFSRAQLLYKDKHIGENKRYLLIVIAGFLIGMVAGMLGVGGGTFVVPLLLVLGFTIKRAAASSGFIVLFTSLSAFIAHASSWNQDLHMLAILATASFFGAQMGSHLMHSKIHPETLQKMFGIILWIMALKMLSGML, encoded by the coding sequence ATGCAAACGATCATTCTTGCTCTCATCGTGTTCTGTTCATCTTCATTCTTTTCGATGATCGGACTGGGAGGAGCCATATTCTATGTACCGTTCCTTTACTGGCTTACCGGTGATTTCATCTCATCGGTCACAATAGCACTACTTTTGAACATAGTCACATCCGGTTCGGCAGCGATCACATATATAAGGAAGAAAATGGTGGACTTCAAGGTAGCTATTCCTTTTATAGTCGCATCCATGACAGGTGCTCAGGCGGGAGCACATCTCACCAAGATAGTACCGATCGAGGCCCTTCTTCTTGTATTCTCCCTGTTGATGCTCTTTGTGGGAGAGGAGATGATATTCTCCAGGGCACAGTTGTTGTACAAGGATAAGCACATAGGAGAGAATAAAAGATACCTCTTGATAGTTATCGCAGGTTTCCTGATAGGAATGGTGGCAGGTATGCTTGGAGTAGGCGGAGGTACATTTGTTGTACCACTTCTGCTTGTACTGGGATTCACTATAAAGAGAGCAGCAGCAAGTTCCGGGTTCATAGTGCTGTTCACATCCCTTTCAGCGTTCATCGCACATGCAAGCTCATGGAACCAGGACCTGCATATGCTGGCTATCCTGGCAACGGCCTCGTTCTTTGGTGCACAGATGGGATCCCACCTGATGCACAGCAAGATCCACCCGGAGACACTGCAGAAGATGTTCGGCATCATACTCTGGATCATGGCACTTAAAATGCTGTCAGGAATGCTGTGA
- a CDS encoding dihydropteroate synthase-like protein: MNILIATGTLAEQTVRNAVGDLADIVVADTKVAAFITPRKLLAAIDQHVEDPDYDLIFIPGLVAGDFSKAEAELGCNIRLGPKHAYDLGFVLPFVGKMEFSTEVPACELLADVRRGMALEKVRELEDTAVVTMKLGDMKVGGNSRMKVLAEVVDATGLDPEALALMINSFEKKGADMIDLGASLHATPEDVRRAVKIARDTTSLPVSIDTLDPALINAALDSGIDLVLSLDSSNISIVGPRIADMGVPAVVIPDQGEGFDSLIRNIELAREAGIKKVIADPVLDPIGHGIGGSIVRYMEFHDQNPDIPVFFGIGNVTELIDADSTGVNATLCGIGADLGASILFTPEYSNKTQGSINELKRASQMMMLARERESSPKDLGIDLIEAKEKRRRTDSVLPETFVHAEKSKMWTVDPKGSIRVSIIPEPSGMKGGQILAEHDNASIVGNTAREVMDTILRMELVSRMEHAAYLGQELKKAELALKLGRSYSQDDEF; the protein is encoded by the coding sequence ATGAATATTCTCATAGCTACAGGCACACTTGCTGAACAGACTGTAAGAAATGCAGTTGGCGACCTTGCTGATATCGTTGTTGCAGATACGAAGGTCGCTGCGTTCATCACCCCTCGCAAATTGCTTGCTGCCATTGATCAGCATGTCGAAGATCCTGACTATGACCTTATTTTCATCCCTGGCCTTGTGGCCGGTGATTTCTCAAAGGCCGAAGCTGAACTCGGATGCAATATAAGACTTGGTCCAAAGCATGCCTATGACCTTGGTTTTGTACTTCCTTTTGTGGGGAAGATGGAGTTCTCCACAGAAGTGCCTGCCTGTGAGCTACTTGCGGATGTCCGAAGGGGGATGGCTCTTGAGAAGGTCCGGGAACTGGAGGATACTGCTGTTGTAACCATGAAACTGGGTGACATGAAGGTGGGTGGCAATTCCCGTATGAAAGTACTGGCAGAGGTTGTGGATGCCACCGGACTCGACCCCGAGGCACTTGCCCTGATGATAAACAGCTTTGAGAAGAAAGGTGCTGATATGATCGATCTTGGTGCATCCCTGCACGCCACTCCTGAGGATGTGCGCCGCGCCGTGAAGATCGCCCGTGATACGACCTCCCTTCCGGTGAGTATCGATACACTTGACCCGGCACTCATCAATGCAGCCCTTGACAGTGGCATAGATCTTGTGTTGAGCCTTGATAGCAGCAATATATCAATCGTTGGTCCACGCATTGCAGATATGGGAGTGCCTGCTGTTGTTATCCCTGATCAGGGTGAGGGCTTTGATAGTCTCATACGGAATATTGAACTCGCCCGTGAGGCCGGAATAAAGAAGGTCATAGCTGATCCTGTCCTTGACCCAATAGGACACGGCATAGGAGGTTCCATTGTCAGGTACATGGAGTTCCATGATCAGAATCCTGATATTCCGGTATTCTTTGGTATCGGCAATGTGACAGAGCTCATTGATGCTGATTCCACAGGTGTGAATGCAACACTCTGTGGCATAGGTGCCGACCTTGGTGCAAGCATTCTCTTCACTCCCGAGTACAGCAACAAGACACAGGGTTCTATCAACGAACTGAAGCGGGCTTCTCAGATGATGATGCTTGCAAGGGAGCGTGAAAGTTCTCCAAAGGACCTTGGTATCGACCTTATCGAGGCTAAAGAGAAAAGGAGACGTACAGATTCCGTTCTCCCTGAAACTTTCGTCCATGCAGAGAAAAGTAAGATGTGGACAGTTGATCCAAAGGGAAGTATCAGAGTTAGTATAATTCCTGAACCTTCAGGAATGAAAGGAGGACAGATCCTTGCCGAACACGACAATGCTTCGATAGTCGGCAATACTGCACGTGAGGTCATGGATACCATTCTTAGAATGGAGCTTGTCTCAAGGATGGAACATGCTGCATATTTGGGTCAGGAGCTTAAAAAAGCGGAACTTGCCCTGAAACTGGGACGAAGCTATTCTCAGGATGATGAATTTTAG
- a CDS encoding HEAT repeat domain-containing protein, with protein MKGTYYPVLRTVGSLLMITVFIFGGIVAGACASDEHDAIDVSNISDKQVTESPIIFSSVIEHFGFLLDNNQNDNVTRWIEILEDRSENEYNRSRAAFKLGDSGDSRAVKPFLKIIEDDGEPDQIREFATENLGKVGSKMHTDMLIEMLDEEPLRAGAAIALGHLGDKKAVDPLMSILANQSQPEYMREHSIRSLAQIGDERAVELLIESLDDDSKYITSQSAWALGEIGDERAIEPLTDMLDKEYEFSVTNSAEALKKLGAPVEDMLIENLDERNTDVRINSVYALGLVGEKDAYNALLKIAEDRTEDEDVRRAAISSLGRYENKDAIEPLVKILENEQEKRSVRTRVPRTLMNIDGDEAIQILARNLEIEDMEVRLSILSAFRRSEDEDKEELSIAFEPVADILLNDDDWTVRKQAAMILKDIAGEKASDYLPLALNDEHDDVRYVAAMNLVDIADENSTDPLIEALSTETSERTRIMITRALGHTNDDRAVPTLIQLMQDREEYLYVRIDAAEGLGIIADKKATNPLIQILGNSDDSPELRKAAAISLGQINDPEAIGILSIISNDENEYPVIRQSAEQALKNIQET; from the coding sequence ATGAAAGGAACTTATTATCCGGTACTAAGAACTGTCGGATCATTGCTAATGATCACAGTTTTTATTTTTGGAGGGATTGTTGCAGGTGCTTGTGCTTCCGATGAACATGATGCCATTGATGTTAGTAATATTAGTGATAAACAGGTAACTGAAAGCCCCATTATCTTTTCATCTGTCATAGAACATTTTGGATTCCTATTAGATAACAACCAGAATGATAATGTTACACGATGGATCGAGATTCTGGAAGACAGATCAGAGAACGAATACAACCGGTCCCGTGCTGCCTTCAAACTGGGTGATTCAGGAGACAGCAGAGCTGTAAAGCCATTCCTGAAGATTATTGAAGATGATGGAGAACCCGACCAGATAAGGGAATTTGCTACTGAGAATCTTGGTAAGGTAGGAAGTAAGATGCATACAGATATGCTGATTGAAATGTTAGATGAAGAACCATTGAGAGCAGGAGCAGCTATTGCCCTGGGGCATCTTGGAGATAAAAAAGCAGTCGATCCCCTTATGAGCATACTGGCTAACCAAAGTCAGCCAGAATATATGCGCGAACATTCAATAAGATCGCTTGCTCAAATTGGAGATGAAAGAGCAGTTGAATTGCTAATTGAATCTCTTGATGATGATTCGAAATATATTACGAGCCAGTCTGCATGGGCTCTTGGAGAAATTGGAGATGAGAGGGCAATTGAGCCTTTAACAGACATGCTGGATAAAGAATATGAGTTTTCTGTTACAAATTCGGCCGAAGCTCTCAAAAAATTAGGAGCGCCTGTTGAAGATATGCTTATTGAGAATCTTGATGAGCGGAACACTGATGTCAGGATTAACTCAGTCTATGCACTTGGCCTGGTAGGAGAAAAGGATGCTTACAATGCACTTCTGAAAATTGCAGAAGACAGAACAGAAGATGAAGATGTGCGAAGAGCTGCTATTTCATCCCTTGGAAGATATGAGAACAAAGATGCCATAGAACCTCTTGTAAAAATACTGGAAAATGAACAGGAAAAAAGAAGTGTAAGAACCAGAGTTCCACGGACATTGATGAACATTGACGGGGATGAGGCAATTCAAATTCTGGCCAGGAATCTCGAAATTGAGGATATGGAAGTACGCTTAAGCATCCTGTCTGCATTCAGAAGATCCGAGGATGAAGATAAGGAAGAACTATCAATAGCTTTCGAACCAGTTGCAGATATTTTACTGAATGATGATGATTGGACTGTGAGGAAGCAAGCTGCAATGATCCTTAAAGACATAGCTGGCGAAAAAGCCTCTGACTATTTACCTCTGGCACTAAATGACGAACATGATGATGTCAGGTATGTTGCAGCAATGAATCTTGTAGACATAGCAGACGAAAATTCAACCGATCCATTGATAGAAGCCCTCAGCACTGAAACCTCTGAGCGGACCCGGATTATGATTACACGTGCACTTGGACATACAAATGATGACAGGGCTGTGCCAACCCTAATTCAACTGATGCAGGATAGAGAAGAATACCTGTATGTGAGAATTGATGCTGCAGAAGGACTTGGCATCATTGCAGACAAAAAAGCAACAAATCCATTGATCCAGATACTTGGAAACAGCGATGACTCACCAGAATTGAGAAAAGCAGCAGCTATATCGCTTGGACAGATCAATGACCCTGAAGCAATAGGGATTCTCAGCATAATATCAAATGATGAGAACGAATATCCTGTGATAAGACAGAGTGCAGAGCAGGCATTAAAAAATATACAGGAGACATAG
- a CDS encoding site-2 protease family protein — protein MDGTNIAFTLFILYWLAVILLERKGILQKYNISTYGPVLMIRTTHGLKLLDKLAIPKKAWRLYADIGIRLMFIGMIAMFLVVILSDIAMLSSIGDNSMPEPGKFNEARNIFLIPGVNEFIPLTWGIIALVVTLIVHEFSHAILCRVEDIRVKSMGVLLAVVPIGGFAEPDEEELFGKKEEKLDDRDDPYGDRRLGIIIDDEAERIEEKSKEKVINTDEKIATRTQRARILAAGVMANFVVALIAFTLLFGPVLGAMSPLGDTMIVDVHEDSLAYSSGLRENMVITQIDDTPINNVNDMLGYLEGLDAGTTVMVHAASDRVISVYEADVTDPDIEPSGITIQSIVEDSAAAAAGIEAGTIIKYIDGSPIRSYTDFQAIMNSSVPGQEVIVDIGTEDTEGTTQYNVTLTQHPDVDTKGFLGVVTSYDGQVATSLGITVGEFPATAYLELFKSIPQMLMSIGGWLLLLGLPIIGFAGEGFPGFSGTLAQFYEPVGWAEPFGIGVFWLANALLWIGWLNFYVGLFNCLPAVPLDGGHVFRDYLNALILRITGDEERAESISARITGTFAVVILMSFLFMIFGPYFVHGF, from the coding sequence TTGGACGGAACAAACATTGCCTTTACACTCTTTATCCTTTACTGGCTGGCTGTGATACTGCTGGAAAGAAAAGGTATACTGCAAAAGTATAACATAAGCACATACGGCCCTGTCCTGATGATAAGGACAACACATGGCCTGAAACTTCTGGACAAGCTTGCCATTCCAAAGAAGGCCTGGCGGCTCTATGCGGACATAGGTATCAGACTAATGTTCATCGGAATGATAGCAATGTTCTTAGTAGTGATACTATCGGACATTGCCATGCTGTCATCCATTGGAGATAACTCCATGCCTGAACCCGGAAAGTTCAACGAGGCAAGGAACATCTTCCTTATACCGGGTGTCAATGAGTTCATACCACTCACATGGGGGATCATCGCACTTGTTGTGACCCTCATTGTGCATGAATTCTCACATGCCATACTCTGTCGTGTAGAGGACATCAGGGTCAAATCCATGGGAGTGCTGCTTGCAGTGGTCCCGATAGGTGGTTTTGCCGAGCCCGATGAAGAAGAGCTCTTCGGGAAGAAAGAAGAGAAACTCGATGACCGGGATGATCCATACGGGGACCGACGCCTTGGAATAATCATTGATGATGAAGCTGAAAGGATCGAAGAAAAAAGCAAAGAGAAGGTCATAAACACAGATGAGAAGATCGCCACACGAACACAGAGGGCACGCATACTTGCAGCAGGTGTAATGGCCAATTTCGTGGTGGCGCTTATAGCTTTCACTTTACTGTTCGGACCTGTGCTGGGTGCAATGTCACCTCTGGGAGACACCATGATAGTCGATGTCCATGAGGACAGTCTCGCCTACAGCTCCGGGCTCAGGGAGAACATGGTGATCACACAGATAGATGACACGCCGATAAATAATGTAAACGATATGCTGGGATATCTCGAAGGACTAGATGCGGGAACCACGGTAATGGTCCATGCAGCGTCGGACCGGGTAATAAGCGTTTACGAGGCCGATGTCACAGACCCGGACATAGAACCTTCAGGGATCACGATCCAGAGCATCGTCGAGGATTCGGCGGCAGCAGCAGCAGGAATTGAAGCCGGCACCATTATTAAATACATAGATGGTAGCCCCATACGTTCATACACCGATTTCCAGGCCATAATGAATTCCTCCGTACCCGGACAGGAGGTTATCGTTGACATCGGAACCGAGGATACGGAAGGTACGACGCAATATAATGTGACCCTGACACAACATCCTGATGTTGATACAAAGGGTTTCCTTGGTGTTGTCACAAGTTATGACGGACAGGTTGCTACGTCACTTGGAATAACTGTTGGAGAATTCCCTGCAACCGCATATCTCGAACTATTTAAAAGTATACCACAGATGCTGATGAGTATCGGTGGATGGTTACTCCTTCTGGGACTACCTATAATAGGCTTTGCAGGAGAAGGATTCCCGGGATTCAGCGGAACCCTGGCACAGTTCTATGAACCTGTCGGCTGGGCAGAACCTTTCGGAATAGGGGTATTCTGGCTTGCTAATGCACTCCTGTGGATAGGATGGCTGAACTTCTACGTAGGACTTTTCAACTGTCTCCCTGCTGTACCCCTTGATGGCGGACACGTGTTCAGGGACTACCTGAATGCACTTATACTCAGGATAACAGGAGATGAGGAAAGAGCAGAGAGCATATCCGCACGCATAACAGGAACCTTTGCAGTGGTGATACTCATGTCTTTCCTGTTCATGATATTCGGACCATACTTTGTACATGGTTTCTGA
- the ftsZ gene encoding cell division protein FtsZ: MQSIVQEALKHTEKEKEYRRSLAVTDDQFDILGQPRIMIVGCGGAGNNTINRLYNMGIEGAETVAINTDKQHLDLIRADKKILVGKTLTRGLGAGGYPEVGAKAAELARGTLEEIFKDADLVFVTAGMGGGTGTGVAPVVAEVAKEQGAIVVGMVSSPFRVERARAVKAEEGLEEFRRAADTVIVLDNNRLLEYVPNLPIDQAFSVMDQIISETVKGITETITQPSLINIDYADIRAIMGCGGVAVMLVGESKNQDKSDDVVRAALNHPLLDVDYRGATGSLVHITGGPDLSLKEAEEIAASLTYELSSSANVIWGARITPEYEGKVRVMAIMTGVQSAQILGQPQCSSISYESAREPAQAEAPRQYRRATTPVNRTTRSVVEPIHSKNNGGSIIDIIH; encoded by the coding sequence GTGCAATCAATAGTTCAGGAAGCGTTAAAACACACAGAGAAAGAGAAAGAGTACCGCCGTTCACTAGCTGTTACTGATGATCAATTCGATATCCTTGGGCAGCCAAGGATAATGATCGTTGGATGCGGTGGTGCAGGAAATAACACTATCAACAGACTTTATAACATGGGTATCGAGGGCGCAGAGACAGTGGCAATAAACACTGACAAGCAGCACCTTGACCTTATTCGTGCAGACAAGAAGATCCTTGTGGGCAAGACACTGACACGTGGTCTTGGAGCAGGTGGATATCCGGAAGTAGGTGCCAAGGCAGCAGAACTCGCACGCGGCACCCTTGAGGAGATCTTCAAGGATGCAGACCTTGTTTTCGTTACAGCTGGTATGGGTGGAGGAACCGGTACCGGTGTCGCACCTGTGGTCGCTGAGGTGGCAAAGGAACAGGGAGCTATCGTCGTAGGTATGGTATCCAGTCCTTTCAGGGTTGAGAGGGCAAGGGCAGTAAAGGCAGAAGAGGGACTTGAAGAGTTCCGCCGTGCCGCAGATACCGTTATCGTGCTTGACAACAACAGACTCCTTGAGTATGTGCCTAACCTTCCAATAGACCAGGCATTCTCAGTAATGGACCAGATCATCTCTGAGACCGTAAAGGGAATCACAGAGACCATCACACAACCATCACTCATCAACATCGACTATGCAGACATCAGGGCTATCATGGGCTGTGGTGGCGTTGCAGTTATGCTTGTAGGTGAGAGCAAGAACCAGGACAAGAGCGATGATGTCGTTCGTGCAGCACTCAATCACCCACTCCTTGATGTGGATTACAGAGGCGCAACAGGCAGTCTTGTACACATCACAGGCGGACCAGACCTCAGTCTCAAGGAAGCTGAGGAGATCGCTGCTTCACTCACATACGAGCTCTCATCCAGCGCAAATGTGATCTGGGGAGCACGTATCACTCCTGAGTATGAGGGTAAGGTGCGTGTAATGGCCATCATGACAGGTGTCCAGTCAGCACAGATCCTTGGACAGCCACAGTGCAGTAGTATATCATACGAGAGCGCTCGTGAACCTGCTCAGGCAGAGGCACCACGTCAGTACAGGCGTGCAACAACCCCGGTCAACAGGACAACCCGTTCTGTAGTAGAGCCTATCCATTCAAAGAACAATGGCGGTTCTATAATCGACATTATCCACTGA